From a single Betaproteobacteria bacterium genomic region:
- the groL gene encoding chaperonin GroEL (60 kDa chaperone family; promotes refolding of misfolded polypeptides especially under stressful conditions; forms two stacked rings of heptamers to form a barrel-shaped 14mer; ends can be capped by GroES; misfolded proteins enter the barrel where they are refolded when GroES binds): MASKEVKFGGDARVRMVHGVNVLANAVKVTLGPKGRNVVLERSFGAPTITKDGVSVAKEIELKDKFENMGAQMVKEVASKTSDVAGDGTTTATVLAQAIVVEGMKYVAAGMNPMDLKRGIDKAVIAIVAELKKISKPTTTNKEIAQVGSISANSDENIGKIISDAMEKVGKEGVITVEDGKSLDNELEVVEGMQFDRGYLSPYFINNPDKQVALLDDPFILLHDKKVSNIRDLLPVLEQVAKAGKPLLIIAEDVDGEALATLVVNNLRGILKTTAVKAPGFGDRRKAMLEDIAILTGGTVIAEELGLKLENVTLKDLGRAKKIEVGKENTTIIDGAGDEEAIKARVATVRKQIDDATSDYDKEKLQERVAKLAGGVAVIRVGAATEVEMKEKKARVEDALHATRAAVEEGIVAGGGVAFLRARANAGKIKGDNAEQDAGIKIILRAIEEPLRMIAQNAGDEPSVVVNKVVEGKGNFGYNAANGEYGDLVEMGVLDPTKVTRYALQNAASVASLMLTTDAMVAELPKEESAGGGMGGGGMGGMGGMGGMDM, translated from the coding sequence ATGGCATCTAAAGAAGTCAAATTCGGCGGCGACGCGCGCGTCCGCATGGTTCATGGCGTAAACGTTCTCGCCAATGCAGTCAAAGTCACACTGGGCCCGAAAGGCCGTAACGTGGTGCTCGAAAGATCCTTCGGCGCACCGACGATCACCAAGGACGGCGTTTCCGTCGCCAAGGAAATCGAACTGAAGGACAAGTTCGAGAACATGGGCGCGCAGATGGTCAAGGAAGTTGCTTCCAAGACTTCCGACGTCGCCGGTGATGGCACCACCACCGCCACCGTGCTGGCACAAGCCATTGTCGTCGAAGGCATGAAATATGTGGCCGCCGGCATGAACCCGATGGACCTGAAGCGCGGCATCGACAAGGCGGTCATCGCCATCGTCGCCGAACTGAAGAAAATCTCCAAGCCGACCACCACCAACAAGGAAATCGCCCAGGTCGGTTCGATCTCGGCTAACTCCGACGAGAACATCGGCAAGATCATCTCCGACGCGATGGAAAAAGTTGGCAAGGAAGGCGTGATCACCGTTGAAGACGGCAAGTCACTCGACAACGAACTCGAAGTCGTCGAAGGCATGCAGTTCGATCGCGGCTACCTGTCGCCCTATTTCATCAACAATCCTGACAAACAGGTTGCGCTGCTGGATGACCCGTTCATCCTGTTGCACGACAAGAAAGTCTCCAACATTCGTGACCTTCTGCCGGTATTGGAACAAGTCGCGAAAGCCGGCAAGCCGCTCCTGATCATCGCCGAAGATGTCGATGGCGAAGCGCTGGCAACCCTGGTCGTGAATAACCTGCGCGGCATCCTGAAGACCACCGCTGTCAAGGCGCCTGGCTTCGGCGACCGTCGCAAAGCCATGCTCGAAGATATCGCCATCCTCACCGGCGGTACGGTGATTGCGGAAGAACTCGGCCTGAAACTCGAAAACGTGACCCTGAAGGATCTGGGCCGCGCCAAGAAGATCGAAGTTGGCAAGGAAAACACCACCATCATTGACGGTGCCGGTGACGAAGAAGCCATCAAGGCCCGCGTTGCAACGGTTCGCAAGCAAATCGACGACGCAACGTCCGACTATGACAAAGAAAAGCTGCAAGAGCGCGTGGCCAAGCTGGCCGGCGGTGTTGCCGTGATCCGCGTCGGTGCGGCGACCGAAGTCGAAATGAAGGAAAAGAAAGCTCGCGTCGAAGACGCACTGCATGCAACGCGTGCAGCCGTTGAAGAAGGCATCGTGGCGGGCGGCGGCGTGGCATTCCTGCGCGCGCGCGCCAATGCAGGCAAAATCAAAGGCGACAACGCCGAGCAAGACGCCGGCATCAAGATCATCCTGCGTGCGATCGAAGAACCGCTGCGCATGATTGCGCAAAACGCCGGCGACGAGCCGTCCGTTGTGGTCAACAAAGTCGTGGAAGGCAAAGGGAACTTTGGCTACAACGCCGCAAACGGCGAATACGGCGACCTCGTGGAAATGGGTGTTCTCGATCCGACCAAGGTGACGCGCTATGCACTGCAAAACGCAGCCTCGGTTGCCTCGTTGATGCTGACGACCGACGCCATGGTTGCCGAACTGCCGAAGGAAGAATCGGCCGGCGGCGGCATGGGCGGCGGTGGAATGGGTGGCATGGGCGGCATGGGCGGCATGGACATGTAA
- a CDS encoding protein kinase — protein sequence MTQVLVVEDDPLMLEFIVRSLASRDLTATTACNGDDALRQLRAQPTAIVISDIRMPGMDGFSFARALRRDASIGQPEIIFISSQDERNHYRRAMHVGAADFLVKPFKSHEIADAVTRCIEVRNARKAEAASRVEYAHESLPKIQGYEIVQKLGEGAASLVFLATHIASGEQHALKILKLVGLDGSTQEAINRFMAEYDMLSRLSHPHVARVYEHGIGDRCLFIGMEHLPGGDLRLDIEVGMSPHQAQKRAAEIASALSAIHAAGIIHRDLKPANVLMRMTGEAVIADFGIAKQVSSALSLTRHDMAVGTPYYMSPEQARGSNVGPHSDLYALGVLYFEMLAGHRPYEASSTNEIMGKHLHAPIPFLPTSVEMYQPVIDKLMAKSVTDRYANADVAREAILATTE from the coding sequence ATGACACAGGTCCTTGTCGTCGAAGACGATCCGTTAATGCTTGAGTTCATCGTGCGCAGCCTTGCTTCGCGCGATCTGACGGCGACCACCGCGTGCAACGGAGATGATGCGTTGCGGCAATTGCGCGCGCAACCAACCGCCATAGTCATTTCTGACATCCGCATGCCCGGGATGGACGGCTTCAGTTTTGCGCGCGCGTTGCGGCGCGACGCCTCCATCGGGCAACCTGAAATCATCTTCATATCCAGCCAGGACGAGCGCAATCATTATCGTCGCGCGATGCATGTCGGCGCGGCTGATTTTCTCGTCAAGCCATTCAAGTCACATGAAATTGCCGATGCTGTCACGCGCTGCATCGAGGTGCGTAATGCACGCAAAGCCGAGGCGGCCTCCCGGGTTGAGTACGCGCATGAGAGTCTGCCAAAAATTCAGGGCTACGAAATCGTCCAAAAGCTGGGCGAAGGCGCAGCTTCGCTTGTATTCCTTGCAACGCATATCGCCAGCGGCGAGCAGCACGCCTTGAAGATCCTCAAACTGGTCGGCCTGGACGGCTCCACACAGGAGGCCATCAACCGCTTCATGGCCGAATACGACATGCTCTCGCGCCTTTCCCATCCCCATGTCGCCCGGGTTTATGAGCACGGTATTGGCGACCGCTGCCTGTTTATCGGCATGGAGCATTTGCCGGGTGGTGATTTACGCCTTGATATCGAGGTAGGCATGTCGCCGCATCAGGCACAGAAGCGCGCGGCCGAGATCGCTTCCGCGCTATCCGCGATCCATGCCGCAGGCATCATCCACCGCGACTTGAAACCCGCCAATGTGCTGATGCGCATGACCGGTGAGGCGGTGATCGCCGACTTCGGCATTGCCAAACAAGTTAGCTCAGCGTTGTCCCTGACGCGCCACGATATGGCGGTCGGCACGCCCTATTACATGAGCCCCGAGCAGGCAAGAGGCAGCAACGTTGGACCACATAGTGATCTTTACGCGCTCGGCGTGCTGTATTTCGAGATGCTGGCCGGTCACCGGCCGTACGAAGCCAGTTCGACCAATGAGATCATGGGCAAGCACCTGCACGCGCCGATTCCGTTCTTGCCCACCAGTGTTGAGATGTATCAGCCGGTGATCGACAAGTTGATGGCCAAAAGCGTCACGGACCGCTACGCCAATGCGGATGTCGCGCGCGAGGCGATTCTGGCAACTACCGAATAG
- a CDS encoding bifunctional transcriptional activator/DNA repair protein Ada, producing MNRQKFTDREEEFWCALQSRDSSYEGIFFLGVKTTGIFCRPICSARKPLRKNVEFFPGKVEALHAGFRPCLRCKPMHTTGKVPTLVEKLRRQIEANPAERLRERDLVEMGIDPSTARRQFQRFFGMSFQAYQRARRMGSALAAVRKGVNVLDTQLDHGFESSSGFREAFGKLFGTAPSRSSGVHCLLSRWIESPLGAILALADDDGLYVFDWVDRRGLEREIIRLRARTNFAIVPGAHAVLDQAEREINEYFAGQRKRFTLPLAPRGTEFQRRVWNELLQIPSGETRSYAEVAKRIGEPKAVRAVARANGDNFRGIIIPCHRVIGSDGSLTGYGGGLARKQWLLDHERKMSLP from the coding sequence ATGAATCGCCAAAAGTTTACCGACCGCGAAGAAGAATTCTGGTGCGCCCTGCAAAGCCGGGATTCATCCTACGAGGGCATCTTCTTTCTCGGTGTCAAGACCACCGGAATTTTCTGCCGCCCGATCTGCTCAGCGCGCAAACCGTTGCGGAAGAATGTCGAATTCTTCCCGGGTAAGGTGGAAGCGCTGCATGCAGGATTCCGGCCCTGCTTGCGCTGCAAACCGATGCACACTACGGGCAAAGTACCGACGCTGGTGGAAAAACTGCGCAGGCAAATTGAAGCGAATCCCGCTGAACGGCTGCGCGAGCGCGATCTGGTCGAAATGGGAATTGACCCTTCAACGGCCAGGCGTCAGTTTCAACGATTCTTCGGGATGTCGTTTCAAGCATATCAACGCGCGCGGCGCATGGGTTCCGCGCTGGCCGCCGTCAGAAAAGGAGTCAACGTGCTGGATACGCAACTGGATCATGGATTTGAATCGTCGAGCGGCTTCCGCGAGGCGTTTGGCAAATTGTTCGGGACCGCCCCCTCCCGGTCGAGCGGCGTTCACTGCCTGCTTTCGCGTTGGATCGAGTCGCCGTTGGGCGCGATTCTGGCACTCGCCGACGACGATGGGCTGTATGTTTTTGACTGGGTGGACCGCCGCGGCCTGGAGCGCGAAATTATTCGCCTGCGTGCCCGCACGAATTTTGCCATTGTGCCGGGCGCGCATGCGGTGCTGGATCAGGCTGAACGCGAAATCAACGAATACTTTGCCGGCCAACGAAAACGGTTCACATTGCCGCTTGCCCCGCGCGGCACTGAATTCCAGCGGCGTGTGTGGAATGAATTGCTGCAGATTCCGTCAGGCGAAACCCGATCCTATGCGGAAGTCGCCAAACGCATCGGTGAGCCCAAGGCGGTGCGGGCGGTGGCACGAGCCAACGGGGATAATTTTCGCGGCATCATCATTCCGTGCCATCGCGTGATCGGTTCGGATGGCAGTCTCACGGGTTACGGCGGTGGGCTGGCGCGCAAGCAGTGGTTGCTTGACCATGAAAGAAAAATGTCCCTCCCGTGA
- a CDS encoding helix-hairpin-helix domain-containing protein → MRRFAALLPIFRHAPAAAPVAKAAAAPAAKADAKAAPAAEAKKEPMDINTATEKELASLPKIGDVRAKAIVKGRPYNGKDDLINKKIVPQDAYDAIKDVIIAKQAKKEEPKKEAAKEAPKKDEKKK, encoded by the coding sequence ATGCGGCGTTTTGCCGCGTTGCTGCCGATTTTCAGGCACGCACCTGCCGCCGCGCCCGTCGCGAAGGCCGCTGCCGCACCCGCTGCCAAAGCGGATGCCAAGGCCGCTCCTGCCGCCGAAGCCAAGAAAGAACCGATGGATATCAATACGGCAACGGAAAAAGAATTGGCTTCCCTGCCCAAGATTGGTGACGTTCGCGCCAAGGCGATCGTCAAAGGCCGCCCTTACAACGGCAAGGATGACTTGATCAACAAGAAGATCGTGCCGCAGGACGCATATGACGCAATCAAGGACGTGATCATCGCCAAGCAGGCCAAGAAAGAAGAACCGAAGAAAGAAGCCGCGAAAGAAGCACCGAAAAAAGACGAAAAGAAGAAGTAA
- a CDS encoding response regulator transcription factor has product MRILAAEDDPRLADGMTHPLRAAGYATDRVRDGFEVL; this is encoded by the coding sequence ATGCGAATCCTCGCGGCCGAAGACGATCCTCGATTGGCCGATGGCATGACGCATCCATTGCGCGCCGCGGGCTATGCAACGGATCGCGTGCGCGACGGATTCGAAGTGCTGTAG
- a CDS encoding AbrB family transcriptional regulator, whose protein sequence is MATPRNFVLGLLVSTLGGVVCVGLKTPLPWMIGPLVAMAICNFSGAHLAAPPFGREVGQLFIAVTLGLYFTPVVAGEVLGNMAVLLVAALGAILIGYVASRVLAAFTNIDHATAFFSSVPGGATEMANLGDRFGAAVDKVAVAHSLRILLVVCTIPVLLTIANVHGGDVYRPVLVPFKWTGLLMLFGIAAAGGLLFSAIHFPNPWMMGPLITTIVTTAAGFEFSSMSSLLANCGQVLLGCALGARFSRQFLSDAPRFVAVVLLCIILMMLLSAALAWGLATAAHIYVPSMILAAAPGGIAEMSITARTLQLGVALVTAAHVTRVLIIVSLTLPVYHLLRRLHFKG, encoded by the coding sequence TTGGCCACCCCACGCAATTTCGTACTTGGACTTCTGGTCTCCACACTCGGCGGCGTAGTTTGCGTCGGACTGAAAACACCGCTTCCGTGGATGATTGGCCCACTGGTGGCGATGGCGATCTGCAATTTCAGCGGTGCGCACCTGGCGGCGCCGCCGTTTGGGAGGGAAGTCGGGCAGTTGTTCATTGCCGTCACGCTTGGCCTGTATTTCACGCCCGTCGTGGCGGGCGAGGTACTGGGCAACATGGCGGTGCTGTTGGTGGCCGCGTTGGGTGCAATTCTGATTGGCTATGTCGCGAGCCGGGTATTGGCGGCTTTCACGAATATCGATCATGCGACGGCTTTTTTTTCCAGCGTTCCTGGCGGTGCGACCGAGATGGCCAATCTTGGTGATCGCTTCGGCGCGGCCGTGGACAAGGTTGCCGTGGCGCATTCGCTGCGTATCTTGTTGGTGGTGTGCACGATCCCGGTCTTGCTGACCATCGCCAATGTGCATGGCGGGGATGTCTACCGGCCCGTGCTGGTCCCGTTCAAGTGGACGGGGCTTCTCATGCTGTTTGGTATTGCCGCCGCCGGGGGACTTTTGTTTTCCGCGATTCACTTCCCGAATCCATGGATGATGGGGCCGCTCATCACAACCATCGTCACGACGGCAGCAGGATTTGAGTTTTCGTCGATGTCGAGTTTGCTGGCCAATTGCGGTCAAGTGTTGCTCGGATGTGCGCTGGGCGCGCGCTTCTCGCGCCAGTTCCTGAGCGATGCGCCGCGCTTTGTGGCAGTGGTTCTTCTCTGCATTATTCTGATGATGCTACTGTCAGCAGCGTTGGCATGGGGTTTGGCGACCGCGGCCCACATTTATGTACCAAGCATGATATTGGCCGCGGCGCCGGGCGGCATCGCGGAAATGTCGATCACCGCACGCACACTGCAACTCGGCGTCGCACTGGTGACTGCCGCTCACGTGACGCGGGTACTTATTATCGTTTCGCTCACCTTGCCCGTGTATCACTTGTTGCGACGATTGCACTTCAAGGGATAG
- a CDS encoding tryptophan-rich sensory protein, with the protein MNPETSINTPETAKPRIWLALVAWVGLCLAVGTVTGFLFKPGAWYISLDKPFFNPPAWIFAPAWTILYIAMGVAAWRIWCLPESTARKQALRQFGVQLTLNAMWTPVFFGAHSLAGGLAVILMMALAIVVTIQRFHPLDKAAAWMLAPYLAWVTFATALNVSLLALNGNF; encoded by the coding sequence ATGAATCCTGAAACAAGCATAAACACACCTGAAACCGCGAAACCCCGGATCTGGCTTGCATTGGTTGCATGGGTGGGGCTTTGCCTGGCGGTCGGCACGGTCACCGGATTTCTGTTCAAGCCGGGCGCGTGGTACATCTCGCTTGACAAGCCATTTTTCAATCCGCCCGCGTGGATATTCGCGCCGGCATGGACAATCCTGTATATCGCAATGGGTGTGGCCGCATGGCGCATCTGGTGCTTGCCGGAATCGACCGCGCGCAAACAGGCGCTGCGTCAGTTTGGCGTGCAACTGACACTGAACGCGATGTGGACGCCAGTGTTTTTTGGCGCGCACTCACTGGCCGGTGGGTTGGCGGTGATCCTGATGATGGCGCTCGCAATTGTGGTCACGATCCAGCGGTTTCATCCTCTGGACAAGGCGGCCGCATGGATGCTGGCGCCGTATCTGGCGTGGGTGACATTTGCCACGGCACTGAATGTTTCCTTGCTCGCCCTTAACGGCAATTTCTGA
- a CDS encoding AI-2E family transporter: MPTISRACSMPGVDPVNKIPAPLADCADNADCAGATPAHSRVEMSADVPANVAMQCAKTAKLPADTATSETPPVVVMRTRSRGTLPLVGMFALALVTAFYFGRAILMPILFGMVIALVLAPVVERLSRLRIPEPVGAALVMLAVVALLALAIEVLVLPARDVLAELPFQVQGLLAHLLEWVRSFRLGNWLAPRNTADLTNQATAHGLTMTGELLKAAQSFIISAVSASLLAFFLLSSGDLFLTKLVRVLPTIRDKVRAVKVVRTVQHEVATYFASVSMINAGLGIVVVLLTWAFGLPMPWFWGALVALLNFIPYFGAAVSAILLLLAGMAFTDSFGQALLLLVCFVGTTFVEGQLINPVLVGKRLELNHTLVFVALLFWGWLWGVGGMLLAVPLLIIIKKFADHTPGWEAVAEFLARR; encoded by the coding sequence ATGCCGACGATCTCGCGGGCTTGCTCGATGCCGGGCGTTGATCCCGTCAACAAGATTCCCGCGCCTTTGGCAGATTGTGCGGATAACGCGGATTGCGCCGGCGCCACGCCGGCGCATTCGCGTGTAGAGATGTCGGCAGACGTGCCCGCCAACGTGGCTATGCAGTGCGCCAAGACAGCGAAATTACCCGCCGACACTGCCACAAGCGAAACGCCGCCCGTCGTCGTGATGCGGACCAGGTCGCGTGGCACGCTGCCGCTCGTCGGGATGTTTGCACTGGCGCTGGTCACCGCTTTCTATTTTGGCCGGGCGATACTCATGCCGATCCTGTTTGGCATGGTCATCGCGCTGGTGCTGGCGCCGGTGGTCGAACGGCTGTCGCGTTTGCGTATTCCCGAACCGGTCGGCGCCGCGCTGGTGATGCTGGCGGTCGTAGCGCTGCTCGCGCTGGCCATTGAAGTGCTGGTGTTGCCGGCGCGCGATGTATTGGCGGAATTGCCGTTTCAGGTGCAGGGCCTGCTGGCGCACCTGCTCGAATGGGTACGCAGTTTTCGCCTCGGCAACTGGCTGGCGCCGCGTAACACCGCGGATCTGACCAATCAGGCCACCGCGCATGGACTGACCATGACGGGTGAGCTGCTGAAGGCGGCGCAGAGTTTCATCATTTCCGCAGTCAGCGCCAGTCTGCTGGCCTTCTTCCTGCTCTCCTCGGGCGATCTATTCCTGACCAAGCTGGTGCGTGTGCTGCCCACCATTCGCGACAAGGTTCGCGCGGTGAAAGTGGTGCGCACCGTGCAGCACGAAGTCGCGACATACTTCGCCAGCGTAAGCATGATCAATGCGGGGCTGGGCATTGTCGTCGTCCTGCTGACCTGGGCGTTCGGATTGCCGATGCCCTGGTTCTGGGGTGCCCTGGTGGCGCTGCTGAATTTCATTCCCTACTTCGGCGCCGCCGTCAGCGCGATCCTGCTGCTATTGGCGGGGATGGCGTTCACCGACTCCTTTGGCCAGGCGCTTCTGCTGTTGGTCTGTTTTGTCGGCACAACCTTTGTCGAAGGCCAGCTGATCAATCCGGTGCTGGTCGGCAAGCGCCTGGAACTTAATCACACGCTGGTATTCGTTGCGCTGCTTTTCTGGGGCTGGCTGTGGGGCGTCGGTGGCATGTTGCTGGCGGTGCCGCTGCTGATCATCATCAAGAAGTTTGCGGATCATACGCCCGGCTGGGAAGCCGTCGCGGAGTTTCTGGCACGCCGATGA
- a CDS encoding bacterioferritin yields the protein MHTATKFAQPKTAVSNPALSSIAALRASARSKIEEGAVTAGYAADREQVLKMLNDALATEIVCMLRYKRHYFMASGVHAEAVAAEFLQHAQEEQEHADQLATRIVQLGGEPDFSPDTLTKRSHAEYVAGSTLIDMVKEDLVAERIAIDSYKEMIAVIGNNDTTTRRMLEAILAVEEEHADDLAGLLDAGR from the coding sequence ATGCATACCGCCACCAAATTCGCCCAACCCAAAACCGCAGTGAGCAATCCCGCCCTGAGCAGTATCGCTGCGCTGCGCGCGAGCGCGCGAAGCAAGATAGAAGAAGGCGCCGTCACCGCCGGCTACGCAGCCGACCGCGAACAGGTGCTGAAAATGCTCAATGACGCGCTGGCAACCGAAATCGTCTGCATGCTGCGCTACAAGCGCCACTATTTCATGGCCAGCGGCGTTCACGCCGAAGCCGTGGCCGCGGAATTTCTGCAGCATGCCCAGGAAGAACAGGAGCACGCAGACCAGCTTGCCACGCGCATCGTGCAACTCGGCGGCGAGCCGGATTTTTCACCGGATACGTTGACCAAACGCAGTCATGCTGAATACGTGGCGGGCAGCACCTTGATCGACATGGTGAAGGAAGACCTTGTCGCCGAGCGCATCGCAATCGACAGCTACAAGGAAATGATCGCCGTGATCGGCAACAACGATACCACCACGCGACGCATGCTCGAAGCGATTCTGGCCGTCGAGGAAGAACATGCCGACGATCTCGCGGGCTTGCTCGATGCCGGGCGTTGA
- a CDS encoding phage holin family protein yields the protein MQPDTSGVTHAAGTEGFLLHLRQLGASVLQHAAMRVELLSIEVQEEKLRLVRLAMSAALVSALMIISLVMLAILILAIYWDTPNRVPAALWLAGTFGVLTVGGGFYVAAQLQYTSTLFVTSASELRSDARALVSPPPAPLP from the coding sequence ATGCAGCCGGATACGTCCGGGGTCACGCACGCAGCAGGAACCGAAGGGTTTCTGCTGCACCTTCGTCAGCTTGGCGCATCCGTGCTTCAGCATGCCGCGATGCGCGTCGAGTTGTTGTCGATCGAGGTGCAGGAAGAAAAGCTGCGTCTGGTACGCTTGGCCATGAGTGCGGCGCTGGTCAGCGCACTCATGATCATCAGCCTGGTGATGCTGGCCATTCTGATTCTGGCAATCTACTGGGATACACCCAATCGTGTGCCGGCCGCCTTATGGCTGGCGGGAACGTTTGGCGTGTTGACGGTGGGCGGCGGTTTCTATGTCGCCGCACAGTTGCAATACACGTCAACGTTGTTTGTCACCAGCGCCAGCGAACTCCGCTCGGACGCCCGGGCATTGGTATCACCACCGCCGGCGCCACTGCCATGA
- a CDS encoding DUF883 domain-containing protein has protein sequence MSTIQSRVSAIGADGLERVTEKAHNLVESKDQVVSDFKALLSEGEALFKSATGGGNEALAAARDQFRQQLATAKARYAELEAATVQQARRAATATDEYVHVNPWTSIAVAGGVGLLVGMLVMNRRES, from the coding sequence ATGAGCACCATCCAATCAAGAGTATCCGCCATCGGCGCCGATGGCCTCGAACGCGTGACCGAGAAAGCCCACAATCTGGTGGAATCCAAGGATCAGGTGGTGAGTGATTTCAAGGCGCTGCTGTCGGAAGGCGAAGCGCTGTTCAAGAGCGCCACCGGTGGCGGCAATGAAGCCCTCGCCGCCGCCCGCGATCAGTTCAGGCAACAACTTGCGACCGCGAAAGCGCGTTACGCCGAGCTCGAGGCAGCCACCGTCCAGCAAGCCAGGCGTGCCGCCACGGCCACCGACGAGTATGTGCATGTCAATCCATGGACCTCCATTGCCGTCGCCGGCGGGGTGGGTCTGCTGGTCGGCATGCTGGTCATGAATCGCCGCGAAAGCTGA
- a CDS encoding DUF1328 domain-containing protein — MLYYAAVFFIIAIVAGLLGFGGIAAGASSIAQVLFFIFIVLFLVSLIAGLVRR; from the coding sequence ATGCTGTATTACGCCGCCGTCTTTTTCATCATCGCCATCGTCGCCGGCCTGCTCGGGTTTGGTGGCATCGCCGCCGGTGCGTCCAGCATCGCGCAGGTGCTGTTCTTCATATTCATTGTTCTGTTCCTGGTGAGTCTGATCGCCGGACTCGTCAGGCGCTAG
- a CDS encoding response regulator, translating into MTMYQQTNQQATETADSKPLPQSNSSERAHGEVADAARPLRVYLVEDSAHVRDLLLDFLHVPGEVEIVGYADNEAESVADILSQPVDAVIVDLKLREGGGMAVIEKVRAAKPTPPPTIIVFTNHPFPQIKLRALQLGADYFFDKSADYDNVRSTLHGLRRH; encoded by the coding sequence ATGACAATGTATCAACAGACAAATCAACAGGCGACCGAAACGGCGGATAGCAAACCGTTGCCGCAAAGCAATTCGAGTGAACGCGCGCACGGGGAAGTGGCCGACGCGGCCCGCCCGTTGCGGGTTTACCTGGTGGAAGATTCCGCCCACGTGCGCGATTTGCTGCTGGATTTCCTGCATGTACCGGGTGAAGTGGAAATTGTCGGCTACGCGGACAATGAGGCCGAATCCGTAGCGGATATCCTGTCGCAGCCGGTGGATGCCGTGATCGTTGACCTGAAGCTGCGTGAGGGCGGCGGAATGGCCGTGATCGAAAAGGTGCGCGCCGCCAAGCCGACGCCGCCCCCCACGATTATCGTATTTACTAACCATCCGTTCCCGCAGATCAAGCTCCGTGCGTTGCAATTGGGCGCGGACTATTTTTTCGACAAGTCCGCGGATTACGACAATGTCCGATCCACATTGCACGGTTTGCGGCGGCACTAA
- a CDS encoding response regulator transcription factor, giving the protein MLDKTKVMIADDHALFRAGLRNLLEQTGEFEVVAEAANGEDALKAVREREIDVTLLDLSMPKQSGIDVLKRMKSLKPGMAVLILSMFPEEQYAVNMLRAGASGYLTKEAAPEQVVTALRTVRKGRKYISGEVAELLAETPDASTAPLHGALSQREFQIFCKLAAGRSVSEVAAELFLSVKTISTYRTRVLEKMGMHNNADLTYYAIKNGIIQ; this is encoded by the coding sequence ATGCTCGACAAAACGAAAGTAATGATCGCCGACGACCATGCGCTGTTTCGCGCGGGCCTGCGAAACTTGCTGGAGCAGACGGGAGAGTTTGAAGTGGTTGCCGAAGCCGCCAACGGCGAAGACGCGCTGAAGGCCGTGCGCGAGCGGGAAATCGATGTGACCCTGCTTGATCTGTCGATGCCCAAGCAAAGCGGGATCGATGTACTGAAACGCATGAAATCGCTGAAGCCGGGAATGGCGGTGTTGATTCTCTCCATGTTTCCTGAGGAACAATATGCCGTGAATATGCTGCGTGCCGGTGCGTCGGGATACCTGACCAAGGAAGCCGCGCCCGAGCAGGTGGTGACCGCGCTGCGCACGGTGCGCAAGGGACGAAAATATATCAGCGGTGAAGTCGCCGAGCTGCTGGCGGAAACGCCGGACGCGTCCACCGCGCCATTGCACGGCGCGCTATCGCAACGCGAATTCCAGATTTTCTGCAAACTCGCGGCGGGCCGCAGTGTCTCGGAAGTGGCCGCCGAACTTTTTCTCAGTGTTAAAACGATCAGCACTTATCGCACGCGCGTGCTGGAAAAAATGGGCATGCATAACAACGCCGACCTGACTTATTACGCAATCAAAAACGGCATCATCCAGTAG